From the Lathyrus oleraceus cultivar Zhongwan6 chromosome 3, CAAS_Psat_ZW6_1.0, whole genome shotgun sequence genome, the window AAAATACAGCTTGTACATATGTTATTTTACCTAATGCAACCAATCAAAAGGAATAACAGTAAATTTAGTGGCATACCTAGATCATGGGACTTACTTCGTTGAGTTATTCCTAGTAGATCAGGAGGTAGGAATCGAAACACGCTTCCCAAATTTCCCTTCTCAAGTCAAAATGGTGTCTTAATGTTTGAAAATAATCAGCATTTTTCTTTTCAATATGATCCTAAACATGTTTGCTTTCTTTCACAAACTAAACAATCTAAACACCAACCTTCCCATTCAACAAATTCTTGAACTATCTTTACTTGAAACTTTTGTCATGACCATTGTCAGCTAGATAAAATATGACTTTTCCGAAACACACACACCCACCACCTAGCCCAAACACTCCTTTATAGTGTAAAGAAGATTCTTCATCAGTTACACCACCATTCAACTCAACCCCATCATAAAATATAAATGAAGACATTTATTAATCTTTTCCATCATCTATTTGCTCATACTCAAGTGGTTAGTGCTCATTCTTTTCTATAGAAATCTCCTTTTCTAACAACAGTAATTACACATGAAACGTAGGTTTATACCTCTCCGAGTTCAATAACCTTGATTTCAAGTTCTATCTCAACCTTCACCAAAAACATTTCAACTAAGATTAAACTTAAtcgtgtgtgtgtgtgtatgtgtgtgtgtgcgcgcgcaTTGTGacttgttttttcttttttttcttttattgtATTTTGGGGTAATTTGAAAGTAACACTTTGTTTACTTAATGGACAACAGTTCTTTTTCACTTAGTATTATTACttatttgattttatttgttGTGCAGATAATATCTTTCAATAGTTTTAATGATGATAGATAACAAGAAAGAGTATATCTTAAGTCTCATCCATAAAAGGAACAAGCACAAGTTCAAGTGTCAAAAGTTCCAAATAAAAGAGCAAATAAAAGTTTGAATTAATTTCTATACAAATTTTAAATCAAGTACTAGACAAAATTTAATAAAGTAAAAGAACTTAAAGTTGTAAAGTTGTGAAAGTTTGCATGATCTAGCACTTAGTGTTTTATCTAGTTTTTTATCTATTAATTGTAAATGAGGAAACAATGGGTACGAAGGTACTAATGCAATCCTCACACACACAAAAGTATTTCAAACCtctaatattttttataaaacTTCATTAAATCAATCCGAAAAAGTGCTTGAAAGACTAAGAATCTTGTTTGTCAATTGGGAAGACAAAATACATTGATTAATTTATTAAGCCTTGTTTTTAATCGATTAAAAAAAGTGAAATACCTCATAATAGGTTAAGAAGGATTTTAACCAATTTAGTGACATTGAAACTCAAAGTTTCTTTTTCTAGGTTAAGTTAATCCATAAGACAtagatttaattaataaaaaggTTTAGAAAACCCGTAGATTGTTGTCTTTTCGAGCCATATTTatttcctatataaaggaggGCTCGCTTTATTTCAAAATACATGTGTTTTCTAAATATAAACTTTCTCCTATCTTTATATCTCTCATTATTTTATAAAGTCTTTTTCTACTAATGCTTTCTTATTACCAAGAGAGTGAAAAGTTTATCTGAGCGTTGTGTTGTATTGGTACTATGCTGAAATTGTTTATTTAAGAGTGTAATTCTCTTGTGATCTTCTTGAAATAAATTTGAACGCTGTAAGCTAAACCTGTAAAAATCTTGGTTGAAGTTTATTGAGATAAGCCTGTGTAAAATGTCCAGTTGTTTGTGGAAGGTTATTGAGTCGAGTCTGTGTAAAAACTCTAGGTAGTTTGTGAAAGGTTTTTGGGTTAATCATGTGCGATTTTTTTTGTAAGGTTGTTTGAGGTGATTTTGTGTTAAACTCAAAATTATTTTAGTGGAAATATCAAGGGGATGACTCTTGAGGACTGGAGTAGGCCAAGTGGTTTAGGTTGAATGAGGATAAATCTCTAGTGAGATCTTTCTATCTGtatctcttttatttttgttatttattttttattttgcaTCTTATTTCTTTGTTTTGTCTCTTTTCTATAATTGTGTTGCTTTATTTCTTCTTATTTATCCCTTATAATTAGGGGTGAAAATAGGTCAGACCAACTAAGAGGGACTTATGGCCTAGCATACACTGGCTCAGActataatatattttttttaaataaaaaatgtCTAGACTTTTTTATATGCATATTTATATAAAATGTTATCgaaaattatttattttaataatttaattttagatattttattaaattaaaaaaaaatataaaaaaagataatattattaattaaataGGATGTAATATAACAAAATATAGTATGTCATTAGGAATGTGTTATAAAAGTAAAATAAGATATTAATCTCTAAATCTTCATGTCCACGTTAAAGTgattaaataaatatttatattgTATTTTAAGTTTGGGAGCCCTTCCTGCAACAAAATTGAATAATTTGAACGTGGCAGCTTCCTTACCAGTTACCACACAAGTGTGTTGGGGGTATTATGCATATCTTTACCCTTTTTACAGATTCCAGTAAAATCTACATTTTGATTTTAGCTACAAAGAAGAAAGAACACAACAATGGAGACATATGCATGTGGTATCCAAGTCTTATTCTGTGGAGCTCAAGATGAAAGCATTTCGGATCAAAAGTGTTGATGATCATTGTAGAAGGTAACTTAGTTGTACAATGATCACCGCTTTGCTTCTTTTCTTTGAAGTGATTTAGTTGTAATTTTATGAAAAGGTTAGAAAATTGATAGATGAAAAAAACAGTGTTTATTGCAAAACTCATCAGAACAAAAATtctatttttaaataatttggAGGTAGAGTTATTTGCGTAGAACAATTTATCCAATTTGCAATGTAACTTCAAATAATTGTGCTACAAAATAAGGCATGCAAAACATGCTCAAATATAGAGTTTTAAAAAGTTAAATATGACAAGAAAAAAGATTTggatttgaaattaaaaaaaaaaaagacgGCTTACATCTTAACATTCAACACAATTAAGTGGCAAATCAAAGTCCTAATTAGTTAACCGTCAAAACATAACCGCTCACAAGATTTTTTAACCGATGGGAATGTACATTTCCACTATATATACAAACCAACATTCAAATCCAATTCCATTCATTCATAACCATAACTATTGAATCACTCACACACACATGTTCTTCATAAATAATCAAATATGGAACAAACTCAACCAGAAATTGGAATCAAAGTATACAATGTAACACCACCGCCACAGGAGGCCGTGGGCGCCGTCACAACCCAGTCGTCCGATCCACCGGAACCCGGGAAGAAGCGTCGCGCCATAATGGCAAAAGGTGTTCAAAAGACCCTCTCAAAAACTTCCCTACTCGGAAACTTCCTTCCAACCGGAACACTCATCACATTCGAAATGGTCCTTCCATCCATCTACAGAAATGGCCAATGCACTCATATTCACACCATCATGATCCATTTCCTCTTAATCATGTGTGCACTCTCTTGTTTTTTCTTTCACTTTACAGACAGTTTTCATGGTGCCGACGGTAACATTTACTACGGTTTCGTTACTCCGAAAGGGCTCTCTGTTTTCAAACCCGGACTCGCTGTTTCGGTTCCTAAAGATGACAAGTATAAGGTAGGGTTTCAAGATTTTGTGCATGCGGTTATGTCGGTTATGGTGTTTGTGGCTATTGCTTTTTCGGATTATAGGGTTACTAATTGTTTGTTTCCTGGACATGAAAGAGAGATGGATCAAATTATGGAGAGTTTTCCAATGATGATTGGAATAGTTTGTAGCGGTTTGTTCCTTATTTTTCCTACTTCAAGACATGGAATTGGATGCATGTCTGCCTAATTTGTCAGTATATATGTATTCATTTGTgtgtttgttttatttgcataTATCATGCATTTATGTTTAAACAATGTGAAGACTTTGTAATTTCAGATATAGTAACATTTGATATATTGGAACCATAGTGTAATCACTGAATGTGTTATCTTCTTTTGTTTTTGCAAAGGCCAAATATAATAACATACTGGCAGAATCACACTAAGTTGATTCTAAGTTATATCCATGGTTTTCATAAGGAAATTGAGTTTTGTGGTTAGAAATTTTGAGATTTGACGGAAACATATGAAGAAACTTAGGCAAAGTTTACTGTGTGGTTCTTAAAGTGGAAGGATGTTTGATTTCAAATTACGCTTCAATTGCAATCCGATTCAATTGCAGAAACTTTTACATCAGCAATATTATGGCCGTCATTGTTTTAAATTGCAGTTACGGTTGTTGCGATTGCGGTTATTGCGATTGTTGCGATGCGCGTAATGTCAATTGCAAGTGAATTTTGATTGGAAATATTTTgaaatacaaaaatataatttatGATTTTTATAAGTATATTAAATTTTGGAATTCtaaattttaatatttttgaaGAACATACTTGAAAAACATGGTGAAGCGGTCTAAAGTAGTTTCTACTCCCTAATGTTCAAAAATGTGTGATTTCAAACTACTCCCTAATGTTCAAAAATGTGTGATTTCAAATTACACCGCAATTATAGTCTAATGAGGTTGTAGAGACTATCACATCAACAATATTGTGGCTATATTGTGGTTGCCTATGAATAATCGTCGAAATGCAAAATATATGTCCTAATGAAAGACGAAGTGATAGCGTAATTTAAGATGCTTTATTTGCCTCCTTTGTCTGAAATGTTTAAAAAATTGCATGCTGTCTTTTCTAGATTCTAAGGTTTTAATTTCAGTTTATGGCAGGAATTGTATCAGTATCTTGTGAAAGCTAACATATGTAGATAGACCCTACCTTTGCATAATCCCAACTAATATGATTACGAAACCTCCTTAAAAATAGAATGTATATTTCATCGGAAACATCGTAATATGAAGCTATTGTAAATGGCCTTGAAAAGAGGTTCTTAACATACTTTTTCGGTCTTATCTATGTCTAATGAAAATGGTAGTAGAATGTAGATTTCATACCTTGATAAGATTGAAGAATCTTGTGTTGTTTGCTAGTCATGTAATCAAACTGAGGTTTCCTTCGGCGTTCATTATGTCCAGCTAAACACCTACGACAACTGCGCTTATCATCATCGAACTCAGCTACCAAATGGAACCTAATTCAAGAACAAAAAGAAGCATAATTCAATCTGCATGCATTTCGTATTCATAATAAAAGAATGACGGAAACAAAGTGAAAACAATGTGACAATTTGGTAACAATAACATTGATGAAACAGATAatagaaacaaaaaaaaaacatttgtTTAAACACGAAAGGAAGTTTAAATTATACCTGTTGCACTGCTGACGAAACCTCTGTTCAACGCCATTGACAACAACTTTAGCTGTCTTGGAGTGAACATCGCAAACTTTATGCCGTTTGTGATAATCTTTTGAGGTGCTAAGATCCATATTACAATCATAAACTTGGCATACAAGAGTCGGGGAAGTAAGGTGGAAGTGCGAGCTCTCTTCGAAAGCACGGCTTGATGTATCGGCGTGGAAACAAACACTTTGGCATCTCTGTCATTACTTGCACCTTGATTTAAAAAAGTTGACAATGAAGAATCATGATTTTTCGATTCAAATAGAGAACTTAAATGCTTTGACTCATAATCTTCTTCCCTGAAAGACGAATCAAAAGCAATAACATGGATAGAAGAATTCCCTCTTTTACTAGAATTATTACTATCTAGCTCACAACTTGATGTCTGAACCGAACCGTGAACAACCCCAGATGACTCCATAGGTTTGCTACCATGAAAAGACTTCTGGAAAAAGTCGGGAAATCCCAAGTCCACAAACTCCATACTTTTAAATCCATCTCTTTCAAAGTTACATGAAGATTTGTTCTCCAATTCAACGGATGGTTTTCGACGTCTCGTAAAAGCATCAAGTGAAAACTCCATTTCATCAGAAAACAAATAGCTTCTCTCTTCAGGAATGTAACTCCAAGATTCCATTAGTACAATATGAATTGAAGTGACAGAAATTATGAAGAAAACTACCACAATTGGAAAGAAATACATTACTCCTATGCTAAAATCAAATTTTTATATTGATACATATTCATTTTTATTAAACCTAATTCAAGCATATACATAAAAATAAAACTACAAATTTACTATAGAGAAGAAAAGGAAAGAACATAGCATCTAAAAATCTCAACTTTTTTAAAGGGTCATTCATAGTTTGAGTCTATAAACAAATCAAGGAACCACCAAAAGACAAATTTCAAAAGGGTAAACCAAATCAAACCCAGATTGAAGAACTATATATCTTCCAAGTTCAAACTCTTGTAACATTTGAAACCCaaatggaaaaagaaaaaaaaagatgGTTCTTGAAGTAATCAATAACCTGAAAGATGGATTGTGGTGGCACTTTGTGAGTGGATTTGGCACACAGAAGATTGAACAGTAGAGAAAGGTGGTTTTCTCAGCAGATACAGAGTGAGTCAACATGAAACCAAAAGCATGTTACTTTCGAGAAAGCACTGCACTTCCATTTCAGTACAATTGATTTGGTGACCAAAAAGTGGCTTTGAAAACACATATTTTATACTTCTAGACTTCTAGTGAAAGAATAAAGGTTTAATTACTTTTATTTATTCctttgatatatatatatatatatatatatatatatatatatatatatatatatatatatatatatatatatatatatatatatatatatatatataaaatcaTTGTTCGGGAGTTTGAAgaaaaaaagagatgagaattttgaaaaaaagaaagaaaggatagagtgaaatgaatggaatgatTTTAGTTAAAAAGATTACGAAGAGTTTGTTTTTATTCATAATATAAAATTCTCATATTAGATTTTAAGGATCGTAAAGGTAATATAAATTCTTCAGATATCTTTTATATTGATATAATAtcttaaaaatataaaatataaaatacataaattcaattttaaaaaatattgaAGATTTTTCTATTTGTTCTAGAAATCTCCTCTCCCAAAGCCTTCATCCCTCTTGATAGAATTGAAAAATTAAACTATAATAGTTTGATACAAAAGATGAAATGAGAATCTCAAAgtgtattattattattattgtgtTGAAAAATTTTCAATGAAGAAGACTATGTTTATATACTAACCTTATACAAGACATTCAAACTTAGCAAAATACACAAACTTAACAACTTATGTTAGTTACTAACAACTAACTACATTCTAACTAATTAGTAACCAATTACAACTAACTATGTTAATTATTGAGAGCTTTCAAAATGCTTGAGCAAAGATTTCTCTAACTTTCCCCCTAAAGTTCAAGTGGGACTTTCAAAAGTGAACTTGAGCTTGGACTTCAATTTTTTAAGAGAAGTTGTTCCAAGTGGTTTGGTCAGAGTAACTGCTATCTGGGCAGCAACAGGAACATGT encodes:
- the LOC127126457 gene encoding protein DMP9-like, with product MEQTQPEIGIKVYNVTPPPQEAVGAVTTQSSDPPEPGKKRRAIMAKGVQKTLSKTSLLGNFLPTGTLITFEMVLPSIYRNGQCTHIHTIMIHFLLIMCALSCFFFHFTDSFHGADGNIYYGFVTPKGLSVFKPGLAVSVPKDDKYKVGFQDFVHAVMSVMVFVAIAFSDYRVTNCLFPGHEREMDQIMESFPMMIGIVCSGLFLIFPTSRHGIGCMSA